One Malania oleifera isolate guangnan ecotype guangnan chromosome 10, ASM2987363v1, whole genome shotgun sequence genomic region harbors:
- the LOC131166747 gene encoding pectinesterase inhibitor 9-like, translating into MPQQHGFPTVSRLFLLSILWFISAPVNVEAAAARHSRARAFIEASCRSTLYPTLCVKTLSNFADNLNQFQAISPQQQLAQLTLSVGLVKAQGTREFLSNTTTNMKGIMSHSGSLDLAYCLDQINDGVTQLGRSIQELRRLATRRQRRRTGSIDSSDDPTWHISNIQTWLSAALTDANSCLDGFSGRGLGSNVKAAVKAKVLNVAQVTSNALALFNHFAAMYRTTSTSTVATKYKP; encoded by the coding sequence ATGCCACAGCAACATGGCTTTCCAACAGTTAGCCGCCTCTTTCTCCTCTCCATCCTCTGGTTCATAAGCGCACCCGTTAACGTTGAAGCAGCAGCTGCCAGACATTCCCGCGCGAGGGCCTTCATAGAGGCCTCATGCAGGTCTACCCTCTATCCAACGCTCTGCGTCAAAACCCTCTCCAACTTTGCCGACAACTTAAACCAATTTCAAGCTATAAGCCCACAGCAACAACTAGCTCAACTGACCTTGTCCGTCGGCCTCGTGAAGGCCCAAGGCACCAGGGAGTTCTTGTCAAACACAACCACTAACATGAAGGGAATCATGTCCCACAGCGGCTCCCTGGATCTGGCATATTGTTTGGATCAAATAAATGATGGCGTGACGCAGCTGGGACGGTCGATTCAAGAACTCCGGCGCTTGGCTACGCGTCGACAACGGCGTCGAACTGGATCCATCGACAGCAGTGATGACCCCACCTGGCACATTAGCAACATCCAGACATGGCTCAGCGCCGCCCTCACCGATGCCAACTCCTGTCTTGACGGGTTCTCTGGGCGTGGCTTGGGCAGCAACGTGAAGGCCGCGGTCAAGGCGAAGGTCTTGAATGTGGCACAGGTCACCAGCAACGCACTGGCCTTGTTTAACCATTTCGCTGCAATGTACCGAACCACCAGTACATCTACTGTTGCCACCAAGTACAAGCCCTGA